The Bacillaceae bacterium IKA-2 DNA window TCTCTATGAATAGCTTTTATCATTTGATATAAATCTTTAAGGTTTGTGTAAGAATTGATTCAATACAGTCAGGAATGTAATCCTCAACGTTGTATATTGGTACGACAATAGTTAACAAAGGCATTCAAGATGTCCTCCTTTTAAACAGTTTTTCATATTACACTCTCGAAGTTTACAGTGCGTATTTCTATTTCATCATTGATTATTTTTAAGGATCCAGTAAGGTGTCGACGCAAGCTTTCATTATTTATTAACTCCTTTATGCCTTTATATAATTCCTCCTCATCTATACTTACTATTAATCCTGTTTGTCCAGGAATAATCTGTTCCCTTGCACCATTAACATCTGTTGTAATAATTGGTTTATTTAAACATTTGGCCTCCATTGTTGTTATGCAATAACCCTCATATCTTGAAGGTTGAACATATATATCACAATTTTTAATAAATGGGTATGGATTAGGGTTTGATCCTAGTAGTATAAAATGATCTATTAAATTATAATCCTTTATTTTTTTTCGTATTTTTCTCTTGAATTACCATCTCCAATACAATACCATTTCACCTTATATCCATCTTTAATTAATCTAGATAATGCTTTAATACCCAAGTCTTGCCCTTTTTCATCCGTTAGCCTACCAACTGTGACAATTCTAATTCCATCAAAACAGTCTTCAAAACCGTTACCTTCATTTGCTAGACTTTTTATATTTCTTGAAGATACTATATTTCTAAATACCTCCGTTTTTTCTTTATACTGGGTATTTTATTGATCAATTTATCTCTTGCTTCTTTTGATACAACAAAAATCTTATCAAATTTTTTATAAATTTTAGAAACAAAATTTTGATCAAATCCTATTTTTGTGATATCAAAATGTATCCACTGAATTTTCTTTTTGGCCTTTATTTTATTGACAACAAAATAGCTTATGAAGTCCATTGGACCTGCATAAGCAATTGCAATATTATATTCTTCTTTTAATCGATGATTATTTCTTAATAAGTATTTAAAGAACAAACTTCTATTTTTAGTTAATTTGGATAGTAAATGAACCATAGATAAATTAAACGCTTTTATTATTTTTCCTTTTTTGAGTAATGATAATGTTGTTATATGTGGTGGGTTATTTAATATGCTATTTATGTCCTTGTATCCTTCAACATATTTAACATGTACGTCATTGGGAATATAACTTAAAAATCCACCATACTCCTCTAACATTAAAATCGTTATTTCAAATTGTTCTCTTGGGATTTCAGCAATCATATTAAGTAAAGCTTTTTCAGTACCACCAATGTTCATGTTTATTAACATAAAAATAATTTTTTTTTTCATTTCATTAACTCGCTTTCTGCGGGTGCTATACCTTTTCTTTCGTATACTAAATGAATAGTTAAGCCTACAAAGTAACATATTATAATTAAAATTTGTTATAGAAAACTTTAATGCTTCATTTAATTTTAGTTTTGTAAATGAAGTATACTTTAAAGTTTCTAATAGATTCACCTCTTTTGGGACTAATTCTTCTAGTGTCCCCCATGCCCAAATAGCATAAGGTCTACAGAGTAACTTGAATAATCTAACATTGATAAAAGTGTTACTAAACTCTTTTCTGCTCCAGCGCAATCTAGTGAGTCTATTACGAATAATATACTTTTTTTCCTTGTATTCTATCTCCTAAATCAATAATTTAATAAATAGCCAATCAGTTTGACTATACTTAAACTTCATTGCAATTTTTTATATAAATTTTCTAATTCTTCTAACTGGAGCCTTTGATATTAGATTTATAGGTGAAACTTCTAATACCTTTAAGTCAACTTTTGATATACTAAGTTCAATTTTATTCATATTTAATTTTTGTTTTAGTTCATTCTGAGATGATTATTTATTTTTTCTTTCACAATTGTAATCACCACACTAATTTGGGTTAATAAAATATTATTTAATATAAATTCTTTCTAATTTAATTGGTTCTGAAATTATTTTCACCATTCTTAATAATTTTCTTATACTAACATAAATTAAGTTTAAAATCGGGTGTAACACAAATAAATCCAACTGCCTTCTAAGCTGTGGATCTTTATCTGCTGCTTTTTTTAATTTCGGATAGTTTCCCTTAATATAATTTCGTATTTCCTCTCGATGCTTACCACTGCTATCTTTTTCTCTATTACGAAGTAAAATATTATAGTGAATTAAACTAGTCTTTAAAATCATCTTGTATGACTCATTCTCTAGATCGATATAGAACTTTTCTATAAATTTATGCCTTTCTTTCAATCCCTTGATAATATCGAGGTTTCTTGTCGTATAGTTCGAAACGATGCTATCTGCCCTTTGTAGATAATAAAACATTGGCTGATGTAGTAAGAGATACGTTTTTACCCGATGCATCACTTGATGGGCCCAAAATACATCTTCAAATAATACACCTTTTACAAAAGGAATATCTTTGATTAAATGAGTCTTATAGAGCTTACCCCACGCAAAATTTTTCACTCGCTCATTTATAACCAGCTCTGTCATAAGAGCCTTGTTATCTAAAATAGTCGGTGGTTCATCCTTCGCATAATACCTATTATCAAATACGAGGTGATCTTCATAGGCATAATAAAAAGCCGATTGGACAACATCGGCCTTAAATTCAATAATATTATTTACCATTTCTTCAATCATATTTCCAGCTAACCAATCATCACTGTCTACAAAAAGAGTAAATTTCCCTGTTACATATTGAATTCCATAATTTCTAGCATCCGATAACCCGCCATTTTCCTTATGCACTGATATTATCCGGTTATCCTTAGCAGCATATTTGTCAGCCATTCTTCCACAGTTATCTGGAGATCCATCGTCAACTAAAATAATTTCCAAATTTGTATATGTTTGATTAATAATGCTTTCAACACATCTTCCAAGATATTTTTCAACTTTATATATAGGAACAACAACGCTAACTTTTAATAACATATACCCTCCTTAAACTAACTCATATAACTTTTCTAATTCACTACTATTGCTGTAATTTGTATTTTTACAGTTATTGGCTAGATCTGTTCTTAGTTTAGAGTTTTTATACAGCATTTCTATACCATCTGCAATTCCCTCAATAGACAACTCACAAATATAACCATCAAACCCATCTTGTACCTGACTATTTGCGGTTGGATAATTCGTTATCAAAACTGGCTTTGAAAGAATTTGTGCTTCACCTACAGTAACAGCCTTGCCCTCATATCTAGATGGCTGAACGTATAAATCAGCTGCTTTTATGAATGGATATGGATTTGTTTTTTTACCTAAAAGAATAAAACTGGCTTCTAGTTTATTTTCAGCTATTAACTCTCTTATCAATTGTTCATCTCCACCATAACCAACTATATACCAAGCAATATCGCTAAAACCTCTATCCTTTAAAATTTTTAAAGCTTGAACTGCATGATCAATTCCTTTGGCATGAGAAAGTCTGGCTACAGTAATAATTTTAAATCGACTATCCTCTAGCATTGGATTTTCTATCTCTTCCTTAGCTAATGCTTTTACAATATCTGGTGCTGTAATATTTTCTATTGCTGTTACTTTTTCTTTTAACGAAGGATATTTATTAACAAAAGATTTTTTGCAATCCTCTGATACTGCAACTATGTGATTAAAATAATCCCACATTTTAATGTCGATACTTATGTCCGTATCTACTGTAGAGAAATCAGTATGAACCCAAGCGATCTTCGTTTTTGCCTTTACTTTATTAGCCACGAAATAGTGAGGCCATAAATAGCTGATCGCAACATCATACTCTGTTTCTAATTTTGGCAAAAATGGTAATGAGTACTTCCACATATATTGCATCTGCTTATAGCCATTTTCAGGAGATTTGCTTCTACTAGCTTTATACTTTGAAAATAGTCTAGCTAAGCCAATCGTAATTTCTCCATTTTTTATCGTTTCAGCTATTGGTAATCTAAATGTTTTATATGGTTTTAATTCTTTTAATAAATTCGGTTGTGTAGGAAGAAAATTCATAAAGTCTCCAGTATGACTATAAAGCATTAGATCAACTTGATAGTTTTTATAGTCGAAATTATCTAACAGACTTATAAGACTTCTTTCCACACCACCAACATCCATATCAAATGAGGAAATTAGTATTTTTTTCATATATCGCAACCCTACTTATAAATTTGGATAAGTTTTGAAATACCTAAAGATAACGAATATCCGTTTTTCTCAAATGCTTCAGATATTTTCGACTTATTTTCTTCTTTTTTTCTTGCAAGATCTACTATTTTACTAGCCCACATATCAGCTCCATCATCCAATGAAAGTCTTGTTAGTAAGCCTAGTTTTAAATCCGCTTCAGGCTGAATTGCCTCTGATACAATACAAGGCAAGCCACATGCTTGCGCTTCTAATAACACTAATCCTAAGCCTTCATATAATGATGGGAAAACAAAAATATCCATGCTTTGGAGCATGGTTGCGACATCATCTCTTATTCCTACAAATCTTATATAATCAGATATTTCTTCTTTTACTGCCAAGTTTTCAATTTGAAATTTCAAGTCTCCGTCTCCAACAAGTAGCAGTCTAAAACTCCTATCTTTTTTTACAATACTTTTGATAATTTCTATCATAAACTTGTGGTTTTTCGCTTCGATAAATCGACCGATATGACCGATAACGATACTATTGTTCAAATCTTCTCTAACCTTAAATCCTTCAACAACTTCCTTCTGTTCAAGAAAGAATTTTGAGTAATCTATTAAGTTAGGAAAGTATGTGTAGTCTTGTTTTTGTAAGCCTTTTTCTCCAAATAAATAATTTCCTGCTTCTTTACTACAGGCTAGTAAATCAGTTGAAAATGATCTAATTATTTTTCTCATCGAGTTAATATACATTTTTCTAAGAAGACTTTCACTATTATCTAATGTCGTATGTGCATGTGCGATCCTTACTTTCACACCAGCTAATTTCCCTGCTATATTTGCTATACCACAATGAAATAGCGTATGAGAATGAACGGCATCATAAGGCCCATACTTTTTTATTACTTTAACAATCTCGTAAATAGACTGCGTCTTATTTAACTTAATAATTCTTCCACCTAATTTTCTGATTTCATCATCATAATGAGCTTCTTCCTTGCTATAGGATATAAAATCAAATTGAACCTTACTCCGATCAATATTTCTAAATATATTCATTAACATCGTTTCTGTACCAGCTCTATTCATTGCTCCGACAACTTGCAATACCTTTATTTTCATTAGTTTCTCCTCATTCAAAAAGTAACGCCTACTAAAAGTTAATTTTTACCTTTGATTTTAACTTTATACAATTAATTACTCGATTCATTTCTTCCTCACTTAAATTAGTCCCAGATGGTAAACAAATACCTGTTTGAAACAACTGTTCAGAGACATTCTCATATTGACTATGAGAATAATAGGCAGAGTGTTCAAAAAGTGGTTGCATGTGCAGTGGCTTCCATACAGGTCGTGCCTCAATATTTTCTTCAGAAAAGCCTTTTAACAATGACTTTACTGAAAAACCTGCTTTTTTTTCATCAATTGTTAATGTCGTAAGCCATCGATTTGATTGTGTCTTTTCTAGCTCTGGCATAAAGGAAATCCCTGGTAGCTGAGCTAACTCATCATAGTACCTTTCATAGACTTTCCTTTTAGCACTCACTCTTTCTTCTAACATTTCTAATTGACCTCTTCCAATTCCAGCCAAAATATTACTAAGTCGATAATTGTAGCCCACAACGCTATGTTGATAGTGTTCAGCTTGATCCCTTGATTGAGCTGCTAGAAAACGGGCTTTCTGCATAGCTGCTGTATTATTTGATACGAGCATTCCACCACCTGATGTTGTAATTATTTTATTTCCATTAAATGAAAAAATCCCAAATTCACCAAACGTCCCACTAGGCTTCCCTTTGTAAGTAGAGCCAAGTGATTCAGCTGCATCTTCAATCATCGGTACTTCGTATTCATGACAGATCGAAACGATTTCATCCATTTTTGCCATTTGACCATATAGGTTAACAACGATTATAGCCTTAGGCATTTTCCCAGTTACGAATGCATCCTGCAATCCTTTTTTGAGAGCTACTGGAGACATATTCCACGTATCAGGTTCTGAATCGATGAAAACAGGTTCGGCTCCTTGATAGATGACCGGGTTAGCGCTAGCGACAAATGTAAAACTAGAACAAAATACATGATCTCGCTCTTTTACCCCTAATAAAATAAGAGCCATATGAATGGCTGCAGTACCTGAACTTAAGGCTACAGCTTCATTGACTCCTACATAATCTGCTAATTCTTTTTCAAAAGCATCTACATTTGGTCCCAGTGGTGCGATCCAATTTGTTTTAAACGCTTCTCTTACATATTTTTGTTCATTTCCACTCATATGAGGTGGAGATAAGAATATTCTTTTTTTTATGTTATCCTCAAACAAATTCAACCCTCCCTGTCACGATTACTTTAGCTGGTACTCCTACAGCCGTACAATTCGGTGGAAGATGATTAATAACAGTCGCTCCACCACCAATAACTGACCATTCACCAATTGTTAAATTAGGAATAATTGTTACACCGGCCCCGACATGAACACCGTCTGCAATATGAATCGAACCTGTCAGCGTAGCGTTGGGGGATATATGGACAAAATCTCCGATCCAATTATCATGTTCGACTACAGCATTTGTATTAATAATCGAATGATCACCAATTCTCGCATCAACGTTAATAACAGCACTTGCCATAATGACAGTTCCATGACCAATGATCGACCTTGAACTAATCACAGCTGATGGATGAATCAATGTAGCATAGCTTTTGTCTGAAAAATTTAACTGGTTAACAATTTTTTTGCGAATCAGATTATTTCCGATTGCGATAACAAATTGGATGTCCTTAAAAGAATTGATGATCTCATGAGCGAACGAAATTGGCCCATAATACGTTTGATTATTGATCGTTACATCTTCGTATTTATCGTCTAAGTAACCAACAATTTGATGTTCATTATTTGCGAATACAATATCCTCAACAACTTTACTATGCCCGCCTTGACCAATCATGACAATATTCATTTGTAACCCTCTCTTACTAGAAAATTGGAACCTCTAAATCTCTCCATCGTTGTATTCCCGGGTTGATTTATGCCTTCAGACTTTATTACTTTCGAGACCGTTAACAGTAAAATCTTCAAGTCTAGAAATAAAGTTTGATTATTAACATACCAAACATCTAACTCAAACTTTTCTTCCCAACTAATTGCATTTCGACCATTTACTTGAGCCCAGCCGGTAATACCTGGTTTGACATTGTGACGGCTAAGCTGTTGTTCGGAATACAGTGGCACATATTCCATTAATAATGGTCTCGGACCTATTAAACTAATATCTCCTTTTAGCACATTAATAAGCTGTGGTAATTCGTCTAAACTATATTTCCTCAAAAACTTTCCAAACGAGGTCAGTCTGACATGATCAGGTAAAAGCTGACCATCACTGTTGATTTCACCGGTCATTGTTCGGAACTTATAAAGAGAAAATGGCTTACTATATAGTCCTGGACGTTGCTGTTTAAAAAGAATTGGTGACCCTAATTTCGTTCTGACAAGGATTATAACAACAATAAAAATTGGCAATAAAATTAGTAATAAAGTAGCTGAAAACAATAAATCGTATATCCGCTTCAAATTGTCACCTCCGAATTTATATTGAGATACAACTTACTATATTTTTATTTTTTTGATTTATTCCTTTGAAGTGAGCGCAACTAACTTAAAAACTAAAAAAATTACTTCTATAAATAATATTTAAAGAAATAACATGCTCATAATAAAAGTAGATTAAATAACAGACTAGTAAAGCAAAATAGATTAATTTTTGATCCTTTTCTCTAAATAACTTAATTACCCAGGCAACCAATATTAGTTGGTATAACCCAAAGTAAATCGTAAACCTTGCAAAAATCCAATTTTGTGACGCGATTAT harbors:
- a CDS encoding glycosyltransferase; translated protein: MPLLTIVVPIYNVEDYIPDCIESILTQTLKIYIK
- a CDS encoding glycosyltransferase yields the protein MRKKIKDYNLIDHFILLGSNPNPYPFIKNCDIYVQPSRYEGYCITTMEAKCLNKPIITTDVNGAREQIIPGQTGLIVSIDEEELYKGIKELINNESLRRHLTGSLKIINDEIEIRTVNFESVI
- a CDS encoding glycosyltransferase; this encodes MLLKVSVVVPIYKVEKYLGRCVESIINQTYTNLEIILVDDGSPDNCGRMADKYAAKDNRIISVHKENGGLSDARNYGIQYVTGKFTLFVDSDDWLAGNMIEEMVNNIIEFKADVVQSAFYYAYEDHLVFDNRYYAKDEPPTILDNKALMTELVINERVKNFAWGKLYKTHLIKDIPFVKGVLFEDVFWAHQVMHRVKTYLLLHQPMFYYLQRADSIVSNYTTRNLDIIKGLKERHKFIEKFYIDLENESYKMILKTSLIHYNILLRNREKDSSGKHREEIRNYIKGNYPKLKKAADKDPQLRRQLDLFVLHPILNLIYVSIRKLLRMVKIISEPIKLERIYIK
- a CDS encoding glycosyltransferase is translated as MKKILISSFDMDVGGVERSLISLLDNFDYKNYQVDLMLYSHTGDFMNFLPTQPNLLKELKPYKTFRLPIAETIKNGEITIGLARLFSKYKASRSKSPENGYKQMQYMWKYSLPFLPKLETEYDVAISYLWPHYFVANKVKAKTKIAWVHTDFSTVDTDISIDIKMWDYFNHIVAVSEDCKKSFVNKYPSLKEKVTAIENITAPDIVKALAKEEIENPMLEDSRFKIITVARLSHAKGIDHAVQALKILKDRGFSDIAWYIVGYGGDEQLIRELIAENKLEASFILLGKKTNPYPFIKAADLYVQPSRYEGKAVTVGEAQILSKPVLITNYPTANSQVQDGFDGYICELSIEGIADGIEMLYKNSKLRTDLANNCKNTNYSNSSELEKLYELV
- a CDS encoding glycosyltransferase family 1 protein, whose translation is MKIKVLQVVGAMNRAGTETMLMNIFRNIDRSKVQFDFISYSKEEAHYDDEIRKLGGRIIKLNKTQSIYEIVKVIKKYGPYDAVHSHTLFHCGIANIAGKLAGVKVRIAHAHTTLDNSESLLRKMYINSMRKIIRSFSTDLLACSKEAGNYLFGEKGLQKQDYTYFPNLIDYSKFFLEQKEVVEGFKVREDLNNSIVIGHIGRFIEAKNHKFMIEIIKSIVKKDRSFRLLLVGDGDLKFQIENLAVKEEISDYIRFVGIRDDVATMLQSMDIFVFPSLYEGLGLVLLEAQACGLPCIVSEAIQPEADLKLGLLTRLSLDDGADMWASKIVDLARKKEENKSKISEAFEKNGYSLSLGISKLIQIYK
- a CDS encoding DegT/DnrJ/EryC1/StrS family aminotransferase, which translates into the protein MSGNEQKYVREAFKTNWIAPLGPNVDAFEKELADYVGVNEAVALSSGTAAIHMALILLGVKERDHVFCSSFTFVASANPVIYQGAEPVFIDSEPDTWNMSPVALKKGLQDAFVTGKMPKAIIVVNLYGQMAKMDEIVSICHEYEVPMIEDAAESLGSTYKGKPSGTFGEFGIFSFNGNKIITTSGGGMLVSNNTAAMQKARFLAAQSRDQAEHYQHSVVGYNYRLSNILAGIGRGQLEMLEERVSAKRKVYERYYDELAQLPGISFMPELEKTQSNRWLTTLTIDEKKAGFSVKSLLKGFSEENIEARPVWKPLHMQPLFEHSAYYSHSQYENVSEQLFQTGICLPSGTNLSEEEMNRVINCIKLKSKVKINF
- a CDS encoding acetyltransferase; amino-acid sequence: MNIVMIGQGGHSKVVEDIVFANNEHQIVGYLDDKYEDVTINNQTYYGPISFAHEIINSFKDIQFVIAIGNNLIRKKIVNQLNFSDKSYATLIHPSAVISSRSIIGHGTVIMASAVINVDARIGDHSIINTNAVVEHDNWIGDFVHISPNATLTGSIHIADGVHVGAGVTIIPNLTIGEWSVIGGGATVINHLPPNCTAVGVPAKVIVTGRVEFV
- a CDS encoding sugar transferase, which encodes MKRIYDLLFSATLLLILLPIFIVVIILVRTKLGSPILFKQQRPGLYSKPFSLYKFRTMTGEINSDGQLLPDHVRLTSFGKFLRKYSLDELPQLINVLKGDISLIGPRPLLMEYVPLYSEQQLSRHNVKPGITGWAQVNGRNAISWEEKFELDVWYVNNQTLFLDLKILLLTVSKVIKSEGINQPGNTTMERFRGSNFLVREGYK